ttattttggaGTTCTTTTCCCAAAGATTTAGTATCTTCAGCAACATCACGGGCAACGtcgatttgtttttcaagctcttcgattttttgaatacaaTCGTAAAACGTATCACGCCAGCGAGTTAGTTCCTGGAGCGACCCAAGGTCAATAGCACCTTGGTTGACTTCTAAAAGTTGTTTTTCAGTTTGATATTCCAAAGACAAATCGCGAACTGAAACATTAATGGTTTCCGGATTACCTATACGGACAACTCTTggtatatatttttcacCATTTTCTAAAAGGAAACCACGTTTTAGACGCAATAAAACTTCGTCAACCGCTGCATTACTAGGTGCacaaagtaaaatttgttGCTTTGATTCTGTGCTCTTCGATTGTTGATTCGGTCGTGTTATGTGGTATCGACTAAGGTCCACGAGCAAAGCCGAAATAATCCCaataattgtttttgttttaccaGTACCGGGAGGACCTTGAATCAAAGTAAATCCGTTATTATCAAGAGCGCACATAATGGCCTTAGCTTGAGGTTCGTTAACCTGATATCGCTTCATAGCTGCTTTTATCTCGCTTGAAGAATGCTTAACTGGTTGAGAACAAGGCCTCGCACGAATAATATCGTCTGCTAGATGAAAGTATGGTAAACCTCTTATGCCGGCATATTGGCGAGTGAATGTAGccaaatttgttaattttagaAACCATAAAGCACAATTACCTTGTAAtttgttcaaaatttcCATAGATGGTAACGTACGTAAGACAACTAAAACTCCATTCGTTTGCCTAACTATGCGTTCAACTTTCGCAAAGCAACACAGCCCTTTCATTGATGAAGCATCCTCCTTGTTAAAAGCCAACGAAACTACTTCCGTATCATATAAGGGATAACCGTATAGATCCTTGGGAGCCACTGAGACTCCTAtatcaacaaaattattgaCGGCCGTTCTTTCAACCATGATTCCTTCAACAGGAGAGAATTTTAAATCCAATTTTGTTGACTGAATTTGACTCCAGCATTCCATAAATATCATCGGCTGCAAAACCTCCATATAATGTTCAACCGTTTTAAAACTATCAATAATTTTCCCATCAAGCTTATGAAATTTCAGTACAGGATTAGGTGACTGATTAGCTGGTTCCCAGctcaaaatttctttgtaaaaGTCAGTCATACTTGGAAATAAGCGTGCTTTAACATTTGCAACGTTCCTATTAGTCATCATCCGAATTTGTGAAGGATGCATCTTAATAGTGGAATTAGATAATAGCTGCACTTGTCGTCGCTCTTGTTGGCGTATCTCTGgaattttgtttgctttgGCAAGAGAGAATAATCCTTGCTTTCTATCAATATCATCCTCATTATCTGAGAGGTCCTCAGCTAAAAGGTTAGCTGGCTTGACTTCATTAAATGTTGGCTTTCTTGAAGATACAGCAGATGATTTGAGTTTAGATTCAAAGTTTCGTTTAGTCAAATACTCCTGCTTTAGTTGCTCCAGCATTCCCATGCGAGGGGCACTTGAAGATTTAGTAGTATTCTGTTTCACAGTAATTTGAGGTGTAGGACTTGGCTTTATGACATGTGCACTATTAGTTAGTTCTGtttgtttctttgtttttcgCATTTCCGAAAGTCGGTGTTGCTCAAGTACAGTCTTTGCTTCAGGGCTAGCCTGAGTCAAAACATTAGCAAGCTGTTTACATTGATCGGCAGACAAATGtgctttttgctttctaaTGATAAAATCTGTAAGGAAGGTAACGGTGCGATCCTCGAAAAGGTAGTCAAAATTCGAAAATTTAGTGAAAAGCTTGCATAAACTATTGATGACAATTCCCCTTAATTCTAAATCGTTTATTTTAAGCCACATAATAAAAGAGAACAATGATTCAGAAGTTTCGCCTAACAGAATCAAGCTATCAAACTTAGCAAGGAGCTTTATGAAGATTCCGtcattttggaaaagatCATCAACAAACTTAAGTGTTAGTTTCATCAATGCTTTAACCGTATCAGCAGGATTGTTAAGCGACCATCTGGCAACGTTGGAAAAAACTAAATCCAATATGTTCCAGATGCACTGCCAATAAGCACCCAAGGTAGGTATGTCATTTTCTGTGAAAGCAGAATTGTCAGATGATAAGGATTTATTAGTAATGCTCAAAAATCTCATAATTCGAAGAGCAGGAAAGAAGCTTAAAATAGATTGCCAGTTAAGAACAGCATCAGCTAGACCATGCACAATTCCTCGAAAATCCATTGCAACCAGTTTTTTAAGAGCCTCATTCCTGTTTTTAGTGCAATTGGTAATTATTTGGACAATATGAAAAGCACTAACATAGAGCGGCTGAGTAGGAGATAACAGAAATGATACAACTGtgtcaaattttgaagaatctCCCAGcatatttgaaatttcagTAGACGACTTTTCAGAAAatccttttaaaaatccaCTGATATATTCCGACATTACTTGCCATAGTTCAGCAAACTGCACCATGGTTCCAGACGGTGTAGAATTTTCGGATATTTCAATATCGTGGGCAAAGCAACaacttgaaattttagaGAAAAGGACGTcagatattttttcttcctgtAGATTGTCAAGCTTCCAAAAAGGAGAGAGTTCATATGAAGGATCGAAAACAAATGAGGGATTTTTAGTGATTGCCTTATGAGACCAACTTATAAATGCAATGTCATAAAGTAAAGAGTGCAATCTGAGTTTCAGCATGTACTCCGGATAATCTTGTAAAATAGTGATGCTATTAGCATTCATCAACGATAGTGTATTGTTAAGAAATGAAGGAGAGCTGTAATCTAGCGATAATAGATCAAATAACGCATCCAAAACCGAATAAATGATGAAACCTATAGTACGCTTCTCTTCTACAAATCCTTTAAGCCATTCCGGAAAAACACTAACAAAGTCATTTAAACATGTGCgaaaaaatgaagcaaTAATGTAAGCCCAGTTCATGTCAGATACTTCAAAAGGTGTAGCTGTAACATTTTTTAGCaagttttttaagaaagaaGACACTTCCTTAAATGAATCAGCGGCAGACCAAAAGGATGAGGAATTGCAGCAAATTCGAAGACAGGACATTTGTTGAGAGGATAGAGATTCAGAAGTCTTTaccaaatttaaaagataatcttttaaaatggACTCACATGCAGCAGTAATGGATTGTAAAGGAAGAAGTTCTAAAAACATGTAAGTACGTTCCCAAAATTCAGGACTACTTATAGACACGAAATTACAATCACTGTCAGAGGAATTTTGACTTTCAAACACTACAGTATTAAAAACGGCGTCAACTGTAGCAGAAGAAATTCTTATTTCAGTATTTTCCTTAAAAAAGCTATGAACCCATTCCAAAACATCGGGATGGGAAGCTTCATAGaaaaatagtaaataaCCAGGAAGAAATATATTAGAACACCAATCTGAAAGTAGACCATTAAATGCATCTATtgcatttttataaatatttttacagGTAAACAATTTAGGATTCAAGAGGGTTTCGAAAATTAAGCAAGGCAAAGACGTGAAGTCAATTGTTTCATCCTCCAGGGCCTTGAAGTCCTCTAAGACACGGATAATATCCCATTTATTCCACTTTTCCTGTAAATCGGTAATTGAAAACCCAGTAAAAGAATATGAACCTTTCGCAAGGGATTCATTTCGAAGTTCATAATAAGCTTGTATACAAGAAGTACAAGAGCGTAAACGCTCATGATAGGCATTTAATACCCATTTAAAGCTCGGAGTTTCATCATGTGCAAACCAAAAGAAGGTAGGTTGTATATACTGAGTCAGTAGTCCTGAGCAAAACCAATGCTGACCCTCTTTACTAGAcgataatttttcaaaacaatcTTGATCGCTAAGATTCTCCGCCATTTGTAacaatcaaatttaatatttttttaatgttatgaagtaaataatattttttttggaaatttcaACCTGTTTTTCTGATAAAAGagtgaaaacaaaaaaacaaacaaaagaaatgtaGGTAAGTGAGTATTGtctcttttttaaagacttttttctaataaatgTATGATTAAATGGACCCAAATAAACGTTGTTTCACCGATAGACCAAAAACCCAGGAAAAATCTAATATTGCAAGTGCCAAAACCAAAACCCTAATCCAGACGTAAATCGTAacgtaaataaaattttatttacaaaagatctcaagaataaaataacaaataACGTTTCGGACGCTACAGCGATGAGAGGAGACCTTTTAACACTATGTGAAAGTTAAAactttcataaaaatttcataactCAAGGAAatttagaagaagaaatatatTGTTATGAACAGCTCAAATCGCCAAGAAACAAGACGTGTTTCCAAATCTCTATTCCAAAGGGCGTAGTTGGTTCCTCCCAAATTCACCAATACTAAGGATTTGTTTACGTTATTTACTATGAGGGTACAGCTAGTTACATGTTTCTTATTGTAAAAAGGCAAGaagtaattttattactttattttattttttttctttaatttatataagTATAATCACAAAACTGCTTTGCAACCCAACATTACAAAGCCAGATGTTTAACGCAATGGAAAGAGGATTAACGAATTGGTACACATCAACTCCAACCGAGCgcaaaaataaatcctCCACCAACTAACACATACGACCATGTCTGAGCCATATGACCCATATATCCCGGCGGAGCCTTCTGCAGCTGTTCGTAGTGGAAATGCTGCTGCTTCGTCGACGCCGAATATGAAGACAGCTGCAATTCAGCAGCAGATTGACGATACTGTGGGGATTATGCGTGAAAACATTTCTAAGGTTTCAGAACGTGGAGAACGCCTTGATTCTTTACAAGATAAAACAGGtatgatatttatttttgttaacagttaaattttttttttgaacgTTTAGCTAACTTCTTTAAGATAACCTTGCTGTTAGCGCGCAAGGCTTCCGTCGTGGCGCCAATCGTGTTCGCAAGAAGATGTGGTGGAAGGACATGCGTATGCGTCTTTGCATTATCATTGGTATCATCATTTTACTTGTTGTCATTATTGTTCCTATCgcaacaaaatttcatgGCAAGTAAGAAGATGTATCATGTAGCTTAGTCGCATGCCGAgtcaaaatatttgctgtttgaatacttttttttcaagcgTATTTTTGTCTCtggtttttttcttccttctctctttctttctctctTGCCTGACACAACAACCTATAAATCgaattttaagaaaaaagctTCTGATGTAGACAGGGCCactttttttgcaaagagATAACGCATTTTTTCTCAAGATCCTTTAttcgtttttatttttcttgcATATACATACTTGATGACTGACGGGTCAATGATAGTGAATACCAGGTTGGTTTTTTGTTGAGCAATTTGGTTTTGGCCTGTATTgctttttcctcttttcttctttctacACCTCACCATACATATCATGGGCCTTGCTTGCTTGACAAAGGAAATCTTTATGGATACAAAATTATCATTACTTTCCGTACTTAAGATGGTAAATAgaatttttgtttccttCTCggtatttcttttctattcCGCTCTTTATATGGATAACCCTATAGCATAAAGATGGATAATGTTTTAATGTATACAGATTAGCCTCGATATTCCATTTGTCTACGgcttttttctaattcttcaaaagtACTTAGTACGGGAGCAAATTTGTTATcttattttcatatttttcctttagaAGCTAGCTTCTTTTTATACTGATTATTGCACTGATAGGtgtattaaaaaaccaCTATTcttaattaattttatagaGTGAAATGTGTAAACCTGATAATTaggaaatattttttaagtttgcTCACACGTGGTTTTATATCCAGATTAACaattgtattatttttcgACTTCTATTTTGCTCAACAGATATTGTGGTCTAATCCTTCATTCGTGtagtattttaaattttgaatgcaGCACGGTTTACGAATTAAGATATATTCATCAACTGGGTTCAACAGTACtgcatttgtttttgtttactatcAATGTAACTTAACGTAATTTAGAATTTAATTGTATCAGAAAGTAGTATATTTGCTCCCCTTAAAATGCTTTAGTCTGAAGAATAGATAATAATAGCccaatattttaataatttagatgattgaaaaaatcaacagatttttttgtaatattgTTTGTATGAATTCTCGTtgaaatataataataaactaCATATATTAAATCGTTCACTTTTACTGAGTGAttgaattaaatatatcttcaaatatttgtatataattttaataaattgtaATTGTCTTCCTTACTAGAATTACGCTTATAATGATACTAAccagaaaatttaaaaaatatataagtTTGATATGTAAATAGATTGTGAAAAACCAGGGAATCACAACAACTCTTgatatttatcaaaacaAAGATGATTATAACCTACATTTTTACTACGGTTCCTTAGGTAACAAGTGCTACCTATAGTTAGAAGTGTAAGAGTGCTGGTTAAGGTAAACACTCCACCACAACCAAAGGGGATTATCAATAATAGCATCTAAAATGGATGATACAAATCAATTTATGGTGTCTGTGGCCAAAATAGATGCGGGAATGGCCATCTTATTGACACCTTCATTTCATATTATAGAATTTCCATCCGTGTTGCTGCCGAATGACGCGACTGCAGGCTCTATAATCGATATCTCTGTGCATCACAATAAAGAGGAAGAGATAGCAAGAGAAACTGCATTCGATGAtgttcaaaaagaaatttttgaaacataTGGCCAAAAATTGCCGTCTCCTCCTGTTCTTAAGTTAAAGAATGCTACTCAGACTAGCATTGTATTGGAATGGGATCCTTTACAACTCTCCACTGCGAGACTCAAAAGCCTTTGCTTGTACCGTAATAATGTTCGAGTGCTTAACATATCTAATCCCATGACTACTCACAATGCCAAGCTGAGTGGCTTATCTCTCGATACAGAATACGATTTTTCCCTTGTTTTGGATACGACTGCGGGAACATTTCCCAGCAAACACATTACCATCAAAACGTTAAGAATGATAGATCTCACAGGAATTCAAGTGTGTGTTGGCAACATGGTTCCCAATGAGATGGAGGCTTTACAAAAGTGTATTGAACGCATTCACGCTAGACCAATTCAAACTAGCGTTCGTATCGATACAACTCATTTTATCTGCTCTTCTACTGGGGGTCCTGAGTACGAAAAGGCAAAAGCTGCCAATATCCCTATTTTAGGTTTGGATTATTTGTTGAAATGCGAATCTGAAGGACGTTTGGTGAACGTTAGTGGTTTTTACATCGAAAATCGCGCTTCTTACAATGCTAACGCTTCTATTAATTCTGTAGAAGCTGCGCAAAATGCTGCACCAAATCTCAATGCTACAACCGAACAACCGAAGAATACCGCTGAAGTTGCTCAAGGTGCTGCATCAGCTAAAGCTCCACAGCAAACAACCCAACAGGGAACTCAAAATAGTGCAAATGCTGAGCCATCTAGTTCAGCTTCTGTTCCGGCTGAAGCGCCTGAAACTGAGGCTGAGCAATCAATCGATGTTTCCAGCGACATTGGTTTACGAAGTGATTCTAGTAAGCCCAATGAAGCTCCAACTTCTTCGGAAAACATCAAAGCGGATCAGCCAGAAAATTCTACAAAGCAGGAAAATCCCGAAGAGGATATGCAAATAAAGGATGCTGAGGAACATTCGAATCTGGAAAGTACACCTGCTGCCCAGCAAACTTCCGAAGTTGAAGCTAACAATCATCAAGAAAAACCATCTTCTTTGCCAGCCGTTGAGCAGATTAACGTGAACGAAGAAAACAATACCCCGGAGACTGAAGGActtgaagatgaaaaagaagaaaataatacaGCCGCTGAATCTTTAATCAATCAAGAAGAAACTACCTCCGGTGAAGCAGTTACAAAGAGTACTGTTGAATCCTCAGCGAATGAGGAAGAA
This portion of the Schizosaccharomyces pombe strain 972h- genome assembly, chromosome: I genome encodes:
- the cfr1 gene encoding CHS5-like protein Cfr1; this encodes MDDTNQFMVSVAKIDAGMAILLTPSFHIIEFPSVLLPNDATAGSIIDISVHHNKEEEIARETAFDDVQKEIFETYGQKLPSPPVLKLKNATQTSIVLEWDPLQLSTARLKSLCLYRNNVRVLNISNPMTTHNAKLSGLSLDTEYDFSLVLDTTAGTFPSKHITIKTLRMIDLTGIQVCVGNMVPNEMEALQKCIERIHARPIQTSVRIDTTHFICSSTGGPEYEKAKAANIPILGLDYLLKCESEGRLVNVSGFYIENRASYNANASINSVEAAQNAAPNLNATTEQPKNTAEVAQGAASAKAPQQTTQQGTQNSANAEPSSSASVPAEAPETEAEQSIDVSSDIGLRSDSSKPNEAPTSSENIKADQPENSTKQENPEEDMQIKDAEEHSNLESTPAAQQTSEVEANNHQEKPSSLPAVEQINVNEENNTPETEGLEDEKEENNTAAESLINQEETTSGEAVTKSTVESSANEEEAEPNEIIEENAVKSLLNQEGPATNEEVEKNNANSENANGLTDEKIIEAPLDTKENSDDDKPSPAAAEDIGTNGAIEEIPQVSEVLEPEKAHTTNLQLNALDKEEDLNITTVKQSSEPTADDNLIPNKEAEIIQSSDEFESVNID
- the sen1 gene encoding helicase Sen1, which produces MAENLSDQDCFEKLSSSKEGQHWFCSGLLTQYIQPTFFWFAHDETPSFKWVLNAYHERLRSCTSCIQAYYELRNESLAKGSYSFTGFSITDLQEKWNKWDIIRVLEDFKALEDETIDFTSLPCLIFETLLNPKLFTCKNIYKNAIDAFNGLLSDWCSNIFLPGYLLFFYEASHPDVLEWVHSFFKENTEIRISSATVDAVFNTVVFESQNSSDSDCNFVSISSPEFWERTYMFLELLPLQSITAACESILKDYLLNLVKTSESLSSQQMSCLRICCNSSSFWSAADSFKEVSSFLKNLLKNVTATPFEVSDMNWAYIIASFFRTCLNDFVSVFPEWLKGFVEEKRTIGFIIYSVLDALFDLLSLDYSSPSFLNNTLSLMNANSITILQDYPEYMLKLRLHSLLYDIAFISWSHKAITKNPSFVFDPSYELSPFWKLDNLQEEKISDVLFSKISSCCFAHDIEISENSTPSGTMVQFAELWQVMSEYISGFLKGFSEKSSTEISNMLGDSSKFDTVVSFLLSPTQPLYVSAFHIVQIITNCTKNRNEALKKLVAMDFRGIVHGLADAVLNWQSILSFFPALRIMRFLSITNKSLSSDNSAFTENDIPTLGAYWQCIWNILDLVFSNVARWSLNNPADTVKALMKLTLKFVDDLFQNDGIFIKLLAKFDSLILLGETSESLFSFIMWLKINDLELRGIVINSLCKLFTKFSNFDYLFEDRTVTFLTDFIIRKQKAHLSADQCKQLANVLTQASPEAKTVLEQHRLSEMRKTKKQTELTNSAHVIKPSPTPQITVKQNTTKSSSAPRMGMLEQLKQEYLTKRNFESKLKSSAVSSRKPTFNEVKPANLLAEDLSDNEDDIDRKQGLFSLAKANKIPEIRQQERRQVQLLSNSTIKMHPSQIRMMTNRNVANVKARLFPSMTDFYKEILSWEPANQSPNPVLKFHKLDGKIIDSFKTVEHYMEVLQPMIFMECWSQIQSTKLDLKFSPVEGIMVERTAVNNFVDIGVSVAPKDLYGYPLYDTEVVSLAFNKEDASSMKGLCCFAKVERIVRQTNGVLVVLRTLPSMEILNKLQGNCALWFLKLTNLATFTRQYAGIRGLPYFHLADDIIRARPCSQPVKHSSSEIKAAMKRYQVNEPQAKAIMCALDNNGFTLIQGPPGTGKTKTIIGIISALLVDLSRYHITRPNQQSKSTESKQQILLCAPSNAAVDEVLLRLKRGFLLENGEKYIPRVVRIGNPETINVSVRDLSLEYQTEKQLLEVNQGAIDLGSLQELTRWRDTFYDCIQKIEELEKQIDVARDVAEDTKSLGKELQNKINEKNLAEQKVEELQSQSFTKNKEVDLLRKKAQKAILKQADVVCATLSGSGHDLVAHSSLNFSTVIIDEAAQAVELDTIIPLRYGAKKCILVGDPNQLPPTVLSKKAASLNYSQSLFVRIQKNFSNQMCLLSIQYRMHPDISHFPSKKFYDSRLEDGDNMAEKTQQVWHVNPKFTQYRLFDVRGKERTSNTMSTYNLEEVEYLVNMVDELLNKFPDVNFTGRIGVITPYRSQLHELRRAFKVKYGKSFMSTIDIQTVDGFQGQEKDIIFFSCVKSYSKHGIGFLRDFRRLNVALTRARSSLLIIGNMETLKTDDLWGSLVDDALSRKLVESPHIDSEGRLITISRTSEKRMKNEEFVEPPSKKLANSEPSKEIRQRS
- the syb1 gene encoding synaptobrevin family receptor, coding for MSEPYDPYIPAEPSAAVRSGNAAASSTPNMKTAAIQQQIDDTVGIMRENISKVSERGERLDSLQDKTDNLAVSAQGFRRGANRVRKKMWWKDMRMRLCIIIGIIILLVVIIVPIATKFHGK